The sequence ACCGGGGCCTTCTTCGCGATCGCCGCCGTGGGCGGGGTCGCCGGCGGTTGGCTGGTCGCCCGCTTCCTCGGCCGCGGGTGGTCGCTCAACCGCGCGCGGAAGGTCACCCTGCTGGTGTGCGCGCTGGCGGTGGTGCCGGTCTTCCTCGCGCCCTTCGCGGACAGCACCTGGCTGGCGGTCGTCATCGTCGGCCTGGCGGGGTCCGCGCACCAGGGTTGGTCCGCGAACTTGTTCAGCGTGGTGTCCGACACAATGCCGAAGAGCGCGATCAGCTCGGTCATCGGGCTCGGCGGGTTCCTGGCCTATTTCACCGGCGGTTTCGTCAACGAGTTCACCGGCATCATCATCCAGAAGACCGGCAGCTACCTGTGGGTGTTCGCCTACTTCTCGACGATGTACCTGCTCTCGCTGCTCCTGATCCAATTGCTCGTCCCGAAGATCCCGGACACCGCCTCGCATGGCAGCTAATCGACATTTTCCCATGAACGCACATCGCCACGACTTTCCATGGATTTCCGACCAAGGGGATGGCACCTACCGGAATCCGGTCCTGCACGCGGACTACTCCGATCCGGATGTGATCCGGGTGGGCGAGGACTTCTACCTCACGTCGTCCAGTTTCAACTGTGTGCCGGGGCTGCCGATCCTGCATTCCCGGGACCTGGTGAATTGGACGCTGGTGAACCACGCGCTGCGGGAGCTGCCGCATCCGCGCTACGCCGAGGTGCAGCCCGGGCAGGGCGTGTGGGCGCCCTCGATCCGCCACCACGACGGGCGTTTCTGGATCTTCTTCCCGACTCCCGATGAGGGGATCTACGTCACCACCGCGGTCGACCCGGCGGGCGAATGGAGCAAGCCGCACCTCCTGCTGCGCGGGAAGGGGCTGATCGATCCGTGCCCGCTGTGGGACGATGATGGCAAGGCCTATGTGATCTACGCCTACGCGGGCTCGCGCTCGGGCATCCGCAACAAGCTGCACCTTCGGCCGATGAGTCCCTGTGGAACGAAGATCCTGGGCGAAGGCAAGATCGTCGCGGAAATCCATCCGGGCCTGCCCGCGCTGGAGGGGCCGAAGCTGCACAAGCTCGATGGATGGTACTACATCTCCGCGCCGTCCGGCGGCGTGGCCAGTGGTTGGCAGGTCATCTTCCGGTCGAGGGACATCCAGGGTCCCTACGAGGAGAAGATCGTGCTGAGCCAGCGCGGCAGCGAGGTGAATGGACCGCACCAGGGCGCGCTGGTCGATACGCCGAAGGGCGAGTGGTGGTTCCTGCATTTCCAAGACAAGGGGCTCTATGGCCGCATCGTCCATCTCCAGCCGGTGCGGTGGGTGGATGGTTGGCCGTTGATCGGCGAAGCTCAGGATCGCGACGGGGTCGGCCGTCCCGTGATGCGGCATGCCAAGCCCGACGTCGGCGACGCGGGACTGGTGGCGGTGCCGCAGACGAGCGATGACTTCAAGCGGCGGGCGTTGGGATTGCAATGGCAGTGGCAGGGCAATCCGGAGTCCGACTGGTACTCGCTGGCCGAACGCCCCGATCACCTGACGCTGAAGCCACGCTTCGTGCTGGGGGGTGATTTGCGGTTGGCTCCGAATCTCCTGCTTCAGAAATTCCCGGCGGAGGAGTTCACCGTCGAGACCTGCGTGGATCTCTCTCCGGCCTCGCGTTGCCTGCATGCGGGCCTGCTGGTGGCGGGGGTGGAGTACGCGGCGCTGGATGTGGTGCGCGGCGCGGAGGGCTACGAGGTAAGGCAGATGAATGCCTGTGAGGGCGGGGAGGTGGTCCGGGTGAACGGGCCCACCGTCACCTTGCAGGTGAAGGTTGGCGTGGGTGGCGTTTGCCGTTTCGGCATCGTCCAGGCGGGCGGGGACTTCTATCAGATCGGGCCCGCGTTCCACGCGAAGGCGGGCAAGTGGATCGGCGCGAAGGTGGGGCTCTATTGCATCACCACCGATGTGCTGGATGCATCCGGCTCGGCGGCTTTCCCGTATTTCCGCTTCCTTTCCTCCACCGTGAAGAACGGCCACGAGACTCCGGCGATCCTCGCCACGATGAACGGCAACGGCGCGGGTCGTCCTGCTTCACGCGAGGTCGAAAAATCGAAGCCGGAGTGGATTCCCAGTTGAGACTGACGTGGTTCACCGGGCATGATACGAATGGATTCCGTGATCCGATCCTTGCTGCTCCTCGTCGGTTTCCTGTCGCTGGCCAGTGGCGAGCCCGCGGTTTCCCCGGGTCTCCACGCCGACATCGAGTATCGAAACGTGGACGGTGAGAGCCTGTGCCTCGATGCCTCGGTGCCGCTCGGTGACGGGCCTTTCCCCGCGGCCATCCTGATCCACGGCGGCGGGTGGGGGAGCGGCGACAAGGCGCAGGATTTCGGCGCGCTGGCGAAGCCGCTCAACGAAGCGGGCATCGCCTGGTTCTCGATCAACTATCGCCTCGCGCCGCGGCATCCGTGGCCCGCGGGATTCGAGGACGTGCAGGCCGCCATCCGCTGGGTGAAGGCGAACGCCGCGGCCTACCGGATCGATCCGAGGCGCCTCGCGTTGGTCGGATACTCGGCCGGTGGCCAGCTTGCCACGCTCGCGGCGATCCGGGCGGATGAGTCCCTGCGCGTGCAGGCGGTGGTCGGCCTGGCTCCCGCGGTCGATCTGGTGGCGGATTCCCGGCGACGGGGCGAGGTCAGCGTGGCACTGCGGAATCTGCTTGGGTTGCCTCCGGAGCTGGATGACGCGGCGCTCGCGAAGATCGCGGCGATTTCCCCGGCCGAGGAGGTCAAGGCGGGCATGCCTCCGTTCCTGATCGTCCAGGGCACGGCGGACAAATCCGTGCGCCATGAGGACGCCGTGGCCTTCGTCAAGCGATTGGAGGGCGTGAAGGTGCCGTGTGTCTTCTCGGAGATGAGAGGAGCGCCGCACCGGATCGCGGACTGGGAGAAATTCGCGCCGGATTACCCGGCGACGGTGGCCGGGTGGTTGAAGGCGACCTTGAAGGAAACGCCCGCGGCGAAGTGAGAGGTCGTAGCGCGAAGCTGGGACCCTCTCTACTAGGTTGAATCGACATGCATTTTGCTTTGCATGGAAAGCATCCCGAAGGGGCTCTGGATTTGGAGTGCGGCGAGCCATCGCCGCTTTGGGTGCCGGAGAGAATCGACGGGATTTGCAGCGGAGCGGTGGAAAAGGAGTGCGAACCAGAGGGGGGTGATTCTGGAACGTGGGAGCGGGTTGGCGAATGCAGGTGTTGCCCCCGGCGATATCTCGCCTCCGCTCAAAGCGGCGATGCCTCGCCGCACTCCAAAACAGAGGCACCCGGCCTCCTCTTTGAATGTCGATTCACCCTACCGGTTCACGGTATCGGGGGCCGGTTGCTCGACCTGGTCCTGGTAGGTGCTGATCTTCGGGCGGCCCGAGACCGGATCGACGTAGGCGAAGATCAGGTAGCGGGTGCCCGGCAGGAAACGCAGCGCGCTTTCGTTGGCGGTCCGCCACTTCTCGCCGTTGGCGAACTGGAAGATCACCGGCGACATGTTGAAGTCATCGCGCTCCTTCGGCATCGGGTAACCGCCGGAGGCCGCGGAATGCAGCATCACCTTGTGCTCGCCGATGATGAAACGGATGTCGTTGCCGTAGAAGTTCGCCACGTAGGCACCGCCATCGGGAAAGTTCTTCGGCGAGTCCTCGATGACAAAGATCCGCCACTGCGGCGTATCGGCCTGGCCGGGCATCCGCACGAACACCAGCAGCGCGGACCGGACTCCGGCGGGGATCGCGGCGACGGCCAGCGGCTTGCGGTCGCTGGAAAGGAACGGGATCTTGTCGCCCTTCGCGTAGCAGGTAACCTTCGGGGACAACTGCGTGGTCGGCAGCGGACAGGTGATGTCCGCGCCATTGTCCGCGACGGTGAGGGCGGAGGTGGTGCTTTCGTTCGTCCCGAAGCCGAGGAAGCGGCACTCCACGGTGCGCGCCTCCTGGGAGAAGCCGGCGGAATGGAGGGCGAACAGGACGAGTGGCAGTACGAAGCGCATGGGTTCGAGGGGATGGGTTGAGGATCAGATTTCCGACGCGATCAGCCAGCGGAACGACACCATCGCGAAGGCGCGGCCGAAGGTCTTGTTGACCGGCGATTTCAAGGAGGCGGGCACCGTGTCGGCACGGTCGGTGGGATCGAGGTAATCGGGAACGCGCTGGACCACGGTCTCGCACACGGCGGTGGCGGTGGTCTTGCCCGTGGCATCGCGGGCCTCGCCGTAGCCGCGGATCGTGAAGGTGTCCGAGCGCGGCGTGGCCGCGTTGCCGAGGACATTCAGGACGTCCGCCTGGCTGAGATAACCGGGAGCCCCCTGGTAGCTGCTGCCCGCTCCGGCCGGTGGGTTCGCGTATTTGTAACCCGCCAGCTTGGTCTCGGCGATGTCGTAGCCCGCGCTCGAGGTCGTTGCCAGCGCGTCGTTGATCTTGGTGTTGTCGATCGCCTGCTGGAGCGCGCCGCGCTGGGCCGTTTCATTGGCCCCGAGGCGGCGGTTCACGAACTCCGCCATCGACAGGAACGGGCCGCGGGCGCGCACCTGTTTCACGATCTCGCGGGCCAGCGCGTCGAGCTGGGCATCGCTGTATTCGCGGGCACCGAGCCAGTAGGACTCCATTGGATCGCCGCCGTCTTCCTCGGACAAGGAAGCGGGAAGTCGGAAGCGGCTGATGCGGGACTGGCCCTTCGCGGAATCGACCGGCGGCAATGAGGTGAGCGCGGAGGTCTTCGCGGTCTTGTTGAGGCTGTTGTAGAGCGCCTTGCCATCGTGGATCGAACCGAGCATCGCCTTCCACGCGGTCACGGAGGTGGAGTTGATGTTGAAGGGACCGTTGATCACCTGCCAGCCGGCGATTTTCGCGTAGGCATCGGCGAGCTGGGCGTCCTTGGTGAACTCGGTCCGTGGGCGGCCGTCCGGCGCGCGCAGTTCCAGGCGCGGGTCGGACAGCGGCTTGCCGTTCGCGAATTGTTCGGCGAGGCGCGGCGCGGCGGTGTTGCTGCCGTAGGGACCGGTCTGATCGGCGAGGCCGGAGAAGTAGAAGTGATCGTAGAGCGCGAGGTTGAGCAGGAACGAATGGTCGAGGCGGTCGCCGTTGCCGTCCTTGGTGACGATGCGGGAGGGATCGAGCATCGGGTGCGCCCACGAGTTGCCGATCGGCTGGGCGAAGCGCGGCAGGTAGCCGGAGGAGCCGCCGGGGTTCGCGGCGTTCAGTTGGGCGAGGTTCTGCAGCGGCGCGACGGGAATGTCATAGAGCGCGCCGAACTTGATGCCGGTGTTGCCGGTTTGGCCGGTGATGGCGTTGCCGCGCCCGGTGGCGGGATCGAACTGCAGGAGGTTGTTGGTGCCGGCGTCCAGGCGCTGAAGGCTGATCTCGTGGGACAGGTTCGCGGGATGCTCGCTGACGACCTTGCCGGACGACGCGGCGACGACCTCGTGGCCGAAGGCCCAGGGCTTCGCGGCGAGCTTGCCGTCCTCGCCATCCGGGTTGAAACCGCCCATGGTGGTCTTGGCCTGGGCGCTGATGATCGCGAACGGCTTGGCGTTGCTGATGTCCTTGATCGGAGTCACGGAGTGCGAGTGCATCGCCATCGTGTTGATGGTGCCCTGCTTCGGATAGGTGATGGTGCCGCCCGCGCCGAGGAGGTAGTCCTGCAGGCCGGTGGGCTTCTCGTAGTCCATCTCGATCACGCTGGCGGCCACCTGGCTGGAGGCACCGACCGGCTTGGCGAAAAGGGTGATCGTGAATTTGTTCTGGCTGAGGGTATCCACGCTCAACGGAGCGAACTTCAGCGAGAACTCGTCGGTGGACTTCGCCGCGATGCAGCCACCGCGGTCCATGTTGGTCCCGTTCTCGGTTTCATTGGAGGTGATCCGGTAACTCTTGTAGCTGGGGCAGAACCAATCGAGGTCGAAGCCGATGCCGTCGCCGCGCCAGCCGGGAAGTCCGTCGATGGTCAGCGTGCGGTTGGAACCGCTGCCGCTGTCCCAGTCGGAGAAGGTCCGGCTGGTGTACTCGTCCTTCCAGGTGCGGTTGGGATCGATGTAGGGGGAGAACATCATGACCTCACCCGGCAGGAGGCGGAACGTCGAGGAGCCGGCCGAAGGCGAGGTGGAGGAACCGCCATTGGTCTTCAGGGTCATGCCGAAGCGCTTCGGACGGCTGCCGGTTTCCCCGGCGCTGTAGTACATCGTGTCGAGCGGGGCCGGAGCGGTGGTCTGGGCGACGCCGTTCCGGAACACCTGGAGGGCGAAGGGGACGTTGCCGAACATCACCTTCAACTCGCTGAACTCGAGCGCGACGTTGTAGGGGTTATGAAGCGTCACGACGGGCGTGTAGAGCAGGTGTAGCAGGTAGTCGTAGGAGGAGCCCGCCAGGTTTTTGCCCCAAGGGCCATGAAGCTGTGCGGCGGTTTCCTCATCCTTGGTGCCGGGCTGCTTCGGACGGGTGTCGCTGATCTTCGGGTAATTGTAGATGTCGCGGGTGAGCAGGCTGAAGACGACCTGGACCTTGGCGATCGAGGGCATGAGCACCAGGCCCGCGGGCGCGGCGCGCTGGGTGGTGCCGACATCGCCGGTGGCGGGATCCGAACCGGTCGACGCCAGCCAGCCCTGCGGGGTGGAGGCCTTCACCAGCGGAACGCCACCGGAATCGGAAAAGCGGCTGCTGTCCTTGTAGAGTCCGGCGAGCTGCTGGAGCGATTCCCAGCGCGGATCGGACACGGCGGTGAGGCCCAGACGGGAGGCATACACGCCCTTGCCGGCATAGTTGGCGGGAAGGGTGGTGGCATTGGCCAGCAGGTTGAAGTCTTCCTTGAGACCACCCGCCGCGGTGTCCGTGAACATGCCGACCGACTGCGTGGTGATGTCGTGGGCGAGCGGCTTCAGGGCTGCCCCGGCGCCTTTCGAAACGGTGTCGGCGGCGTAGCCGAAGTTCGACCGCGTGATGCCCTTTTCCATCGTGGCGAACTGGCTGGTGCCGTATTGGAAATTCGAGCGGTCGATGGCGCTCATGGCGCTGATGGAGGCCGTGTTCGGGCGGACTCCCGATCCCAGTTGGGCGATCTGGCTCCCCTTGGCGGTGGCGTTGTCGACGTAGGGGGTGTTGACGCGGGCTTTCACGCCCTCGTCCATCACGGCCCAGGCGAAGGCCCCGTGTTGGGAAGTCACCTCGACCTTGGTGGCGGTGACCAGATCGCGCGGATCGGCGTTCTGGCCGAGCGTGCCCTTGCCCCAGAGGGTTGCCGGGGTTTGGGGCGCGGCGCTGGCGAAGGCCACTTGGTTCTGGGCGATACCGTCGGCGCTCGAAGTGAGCCAGCCGAGGAATTTCTTGTCCCGTTCGTTACGGTCGTATTCGGCGGGAGCAGGCGGCTGGGCGGCCTTGATCTCCCAGGATTTCCAAACGCCGGTGAGCCGGGGATTGGAAATTTTCTCGTCGAGGATGTCGGCGCGCGCGGTGACGCGCTGGTCGGGCCCGGCATTTTTCTGAAGCTCACCCAGGGCGAGTATCAGCGCCATCCGAGCATTGGAGCGTGCGATCGCGGCGGCGGTCCCGCGCTCGGAGGCACGCAGCGTGATGCTGGACATGGACAGCAGGCCGAGCGCGAGGGTGGCCAGCAACACCATGATCGACAAGACCACGACGAGGGCGAATCCTCGTTGCGGATGACGCCGCATGGCGCGTGCCGTGAGACTGGAAAATGGGGCTTTCATGGGAGTGGTGAGTGTTCAATCCGGCGGCCAGCGGATGGGTTTTGGCTGCAATGCCGTTTGTAACTCTAAGGACCATACATTGTGATCGTGGCTCGGGAATTGCGTGATTCTGCAATTCGAATTGAAACGCGTGATTCGCATGAAACGGGATCATGGAGGATGCCACAGGCCGCCCCGGTGCTTCCAGCGCAAACCATTTGGATCTGCGTGGATTGCGGGGCACGGGGCTGCAGCCGGGGTGGATGCGTGGAGAGCCCGCTCCTATGAATGGGATTGGGCTGTTAGGCTGAATCGACATTCAAAGAGGAGGCCGGGTGCCTCTGATTTGGAGTGCGGCGAGGCATCCTGCCCTTTACCCACATCGACGATGCGGAACGTAGCCGCGCTCGGGAGAGCGTGGGCAGGGAGGATTCACCCGCCTCGTTGCACCCGCCGCGCTTCTCAAGGCTCCTTCCTCTGAGCCCGGCAGGGCGACGCTCTGCTAGCCGGGGTGCGCAAGCCCCCGGGGAATCGGCCGCGAAGCATGTCCAAGTCCCGCTAGGGACGACGCTGCCTGCGCTCTTTCAGCGGATCCACCATTCAGATCTTACTGGATGATTCGGCGCTCTTTGAACATCGGGCGCGGGATTCCATCTGGAGGGTCATTCGGCCTGCGTTGCGTCGCCCCTTGCCGGGGCTTGGAACTCCACCACCGCCCGTCACCGGTGGCTTGCGCCACCGGCTAGCAGAGCGTCGCCCTGCCGGGCTTGGAAAATAGGCGTCGATCGGGTGAGAACTGGACCTGCGAGGGAGATCGTGAACCCTCCCCACCCACGCTCTCCCGAGCGCGGCTACGATTCTACGATTCGGAGCCCCCGCCGCGGCGGAGGATTTTCAATCCGGAATGCAAATTCCGATCGTATCCAAGGTGCGGGCCTTGGCCTACACGTGGAAGCTTGCGGGGTGAGGAAACCCGCTTCTCTTTTTCCAACCACCATGATCGACCGCATTCTCGCCAAGCGCATCGTCCCCGTCATCGTGCTCGATGACGCCGCCTCCGCCGAACCACTCGCCGAAGCCCTGCTCGCGGGCGGGCTGGACATCATGGAGATCACGTTCCGCACCGCCGCCGCGGAGGAAAGCATCCGCCGCATCGCGAACCGTTTCCCGGAAATCCTGGTGGGCGCGGGCACGCTGCTCGATGCCGACCAGGTGAAGCGAGCGAAGGACGCGGGCGCCCAGTTCGGTCTCGCGCCGGGCCTCAACCCGAAAACCATCGAGGTGGCCCGCGAAGTGGGGCTCCCGTTTTCGCCGGGCGTGATGACGCCGAGCGACGTCGAGCGCGCGCTTTCCGAAGGCTGCAAGCTTCTCAAATTTTTCCCCGCGGAAACGGCGGGTGGGGTGCCGATGTTGAAAGCCTTGGCCGGTCCGTATGGCCACACCGGCGTGAAGTTCATTCCCACCGGCGGAATCACCTCCGCCAATCTCGCAAGTTACCTGAAGGTGCCGGTGGTGGCCGCGATCGGTGGTTCGTGGTTCGTCGACAAAGCCTTGGTGGCTGCCGGAAACTGGAGCGAGATCACCCGGCTCACCCGGGAGGCGCTTGCCGCCGCGCAGGACGCCTGAGCGAAATCCTTGTCGATGGTGTAGTCGATGAGGCGAAGAACAGCCGCTGTCGTTTTACGGCAGCGGCTGTTTATACGGTCGGCTTGTGCCGGTTTTGGGATAGCGAATGCAGAAAGTGGCATTGAGGGCTGAATCGCGGGTCGGCACGGTGGAGGGAACGCCTGATTCCGCCGCCACCATGTCGAGCCGCCCATTCATCCACGAAGACTTTCTCCTCAACACCGCGGCCGCACGCCGCCTCTACCACGGGTTCGCGAAACCGGAGCCGATCCTGGACTACCATTGCCATCTCTCGCCGAAGGACATCGCGGAGAACCGGCAGTTCAAGAACCTGTTCGAGATCTGGTTGGAAGGGGACCACTACAAGTGGCGGGCGATGCGTTCCAACGGGGTCTCCGAACGTTTCTGCACCGGGGATGCGACGCCGCGGGAAAAGTTCAAGGCCTGGGCCTCCACGGTGCCGCACACGGTGCGGAATCCGCTCTACCACTGGACCCATCTCGAGCTCTCGCGCTACTTAGGCATCACCGAGCTGCTCGATGAGACCACCGCGGACCGCATCTGGGATCAGGCGAATGAGCGGCTCGCTTCGCCGGAATTCTCGACCCAGGGCATCCTGAAGCAATTCCGCGTGACCACGCTCTGCACCACCGATGATCCGGCGGATGACCTGGCGCACCATGAGGCGATCGCGGCGGGTGGATCGGACACACGGGTGTTGCCGACCTTCCGGCCGGATGCCGCGCTGGCAGTGAACCGAGCGGGGCTTTTCAAGGCGTGGATCGGCCGTCTGGAGGAGGCCAGCGGGCTTGCAATCGAGTCGCTGGCGGGACTGCAGGAAGCCCTGCGGAAACGTGGTGAATTTTTCCACGAGCGGGGTTGCCGCCTTTCCGACCATGGGCTGGAGCGCTGTTACGCGGACGCGTGCAGCGAGTCCGAGGTCGAAGCGATCTTCCGCGCGGCTTTGTCCGGGAAGGACGCGTCGCCGGAGGAGCATGCCAAGTATGCCTCGCATGTGATGGCGTTCCTCGGCCGCCTGTATGCGGAGAAGGGCTGGACGATGCAGCTCCACCTCGGCGCGCTGCGGAACAACAACACGCGCCTGATGCGCCAGCTCGGACCGGACACCGGCTTCGACTCCATCGGCGACTTTCCCCAGACCCGGGCGCTGGCCGCTTTCCTCGACCGTCTCGATTCCGAAAACGCGCTGCCGAAGACGATCCTCTACAACCTCAATCCGGCGGACAACTACGCCTTCGCCACGATGCTGGGGAACTTCCAGGACGGCAGCATCGCGGGAAAACTCCAGCTCGGCAGCGGCTGGTGGTTCCTGGACCAGAAGGAGGCGATGGAGTGGCAGTTCAACGCGCTGTCCAACCTCGGGTTGCTGTCGCGGTTCGTGGGCATGGTGACGGATTCGCGTTCGTTCATGAGCTATCCCCGCCACGAGTATTTCCGCCGCACGCTGTGCAACCTGATCGGCCGTGAGGTGGAAAGCGGCGAGGTGCCCGACGACGACGCGCTGCTCGGTCCGCTGGTCCGCAACATCTGCCACGAGAACGCGCGGACGTATTTCGGCTTCGCGGGGAAGTGACCTTGGATTTGGATACCTGACAAAACCCCGATGATCGACATCTGCCGCGCATCCCTTCTGACGCTGGCGCTGCTGGCTTTCCAGCCTTGCCTTTCCCAGACAGCGTCTTCCGGGCATTTCGATGGAACCACGCCGGGCTTCGAAACCCGCACCGGTCCGCTCTTCATCTCCCGGGCCTGCACGGTCGACGTGCGGTTGAAACCCGCCATCGATTGTCCGGAGGGCTCCGTGATCCTCGACGCGACCGGCCCGGGCAGCCAATTGGGCATTCAGCTCCGGATCGGCAAGGGGGGCGTCCTTGAGTTCATCACCACGGCCCCTGACGTGGTGGCCAGCCCCCAAGCCCTTTCCACCGACCGCAGTTCCCATGTGACGGCGGTCTTCGATGCCTCGACCAAAACCGCCGACCTTTACCTCGATGGAGCCAAGGTGGCCGCGATCACCGCTCCGGCCCGGGACCGCTGGATGAATCCAGCCGAGGGTCTCCCGGTTAAAATCGGGACGGATGTCCGTGATGCGCACCCCTTCCACGGCGACATCGAATCGCTGGCCATGTACCGCCGGGCCCTCACTCCGGATGAGGTCGCCGGTCTGCAGGCGAGCAATCAGAGGGCGGGTGGGCTCTCCGGCGAGTGGTCGTTCTCGAAGGTGGAGGGGCGCACCATCCAGCCGACGGCGGGCAATGTCCCGCTGATCGCGTCCATCAAGATCGCCGGAAGCGCCAAAGGCCCGGAGACTCCGCTCCACCTGTGGTACCGGCAGCCGGCCCGTGAGTGGGTGGAGGCCCTGCCCTTTGGCAACGGACGCCTGGGAGGCATGTACTTCGGTGGAGTCGAGCGCGACCGCATCCAGCTCAACGAGGACACCATCTGGTCAGGAGGCCCCTACGATCCGGCCAATCCCAAAGCCCCCGATGCCATCCGCAAGTCGCGGGAGCTGATCTTCGCCGGCAAGCGGGCAGAGGCCGAGGCGCTCCTTGCCGGGAACGCGCTCGGTGTGCCGCCCCGCATGGTGCAATACCAAACGCTGGGCAGCGTGGTTCTGGACTTTGGCACCCGGAGTTCGGAGCCCGTCACGGAATACCGCCGCTCGCTGGATCTCGACACCGCGGTGGCGACGACCACCTTCAAGCGGGGCGGCGTGACCTACACCCGCGAGGTCTTCTCCAGTGCCCCGGACCAGGTCGTGGCGATCCGCCTCAGCGCGGACAAGCCAGGTGCGCTGGACTTCCGGGCATCGTGGGAAACTCCTTTCACGGACGCGACCTCCTCGTTCGAAAACGGTGTCCTCACGCTCAGCGGAAAAGGCAGCGACGAGGCCGACACGCCGGGCGCGATCCGATTCAAGGGCATGCTCAAGGCCAAGACGGACGGTGGTCAGGTGACCGCGGAAGGCAACGCGATCCACGTTTCCCAATCGGACTCTGTCACGCTGGTCGCCAGTTGCGGCACGAACTTCGTCAACTACCAGAACCTCGGGGCCGATCCCGCCGCCCGCGCGATCAAGGATCTCACCGAGGCGTCCGGCAAATCCTACCAGGATCTCCGGGATCGCCATGTGAAGGAGCACCAATCGTGGTTCCGCAGGGTGTCCCTCGATCTCCCCCGGACCCCCGACTCCGATCTCCCCACGGACGAGCGGATCGCGAGGTTCACCGGAGGAAATGATCCGGCGTTGCCCGCGCTCCATTTCCAATACGGCCGCTATCTCCTGATCGCCTGCTCCCGTCCCGGCAGCCAGCCCGCCAACCTGCAGGGCATGTGGAACGATGCCCGCAGCGCGGCGTGGGGCGGCAAGTACACCATCAACATCAACACCGAGATGAACTACTGGCCGGCCGAAACCGCCAACCTCTCGGAATGCGCCCAGCCGCTGTTCGACCTCGTCCGCGACATCTCCCGGACCGGCAGCCGCACCGCCAAGGTGATGTACGGTGCGCGGGGCTGGGTCTGCCATCACAACACCGACCTCTGGCGTGCGACGGCTCCGGTCGATTCCGCCGGTACCGGCATGTGGCCCACGGGGGGCGCATGGCTCACCACCCATCTCTGGGAGCATTACCTTTTCACCGGTGACAGGAAGTTTCTTGAGGAGGTTTACCCCATCTTGAAAGGCTCGGCCGAGTTCTTCCTCGACACCCTGGTCCCGGAACCCACGCACGGATGGCTGGTCACCTGTCCATCCCACTCCCCCGAGCACGAGGGAAGCGTGGCGGGCCCGACCATGGATCTCGGGATCGTCCGCGATGTCTTCAACCAAGTCTCCAAGGCATCCGAAATCCTGGGCAGGGACGAGGCTTTCCGAAGCCAGGTCATGGCGGCCAGTGGAAAACTGGCCCCGTTCCAGATCGGCAGGTTTGGACAACTCCAGGAATGGCTCGAGGACCGGGACCGGGAGAAGGATTTCCACCGCCATGCCTCCCACCTCTATCCGCTGTTTCCCAGCGCTCTCATCACGCCCGAGGACCCGGAACTTTTCGCCGCCGCCATCAAATCGCTCGAAGGCCGCGGCATGCAGACCACGGGCTGGGGAATGGCTTGGAAGGTCAACTTGTGGGCCCGCGCGTTGAATGGCGACAACGCCCACCAGCTTCTCGTGCTTCTCCTCACGCCGCCCAAGGGGGGATCGCAGGGCGGGGGAGCCTATCCGAACCTGTTCGATGCCCATCCGCCGTTCCAGATCGATGGCAACTTCGGGGCGACCTCCGGCATCGCCGAGATGCTGCTCCAGTCCCACCGCGGTTCCATCGATCTTCTTCCCGCCCTGCCCAAGGCTT comes from Luteolibacter sp. LG18 and encodes:
- the uxaC gene encoding glucuronate isomerase gives rise to the protein MSSRPFIHEDFLLNTAAARRLYHGFAKPEPILDYHCHLSPKDIAENRQFKNLFEIWLEGDHYKWRAMRSNGVSERFCTGDATPREKFKAWASTVPHTVRNPLYHWTHLELSRYLGITELLDETTADRIWDQANERLASPEFSTQGILKQFRVTTLCTTDDPADDLAHHEAIAAGGSDTRVLPTFRPDAALAVNRAGLFKAWIGRLEEASGLAIESLAGLQEALRKRGEFFHERGCRLSDHGLERCYADACSESEVEAIFRAALSGKDASPEEHAKYASHVMAFLGRLYAEKGWTMQLHLGALRNNNTRLMRQLGPDTGFDSIGDFPQTRALAAFLDRLDSENALPKTILYNLNPADNYAFATMLGNFQDGSIAGKLQLGSGWWFLDQKEAMEWQFNALSNLGLLSRFVGMVTDSRSFMSYPRHEYFRRTLCNLIGREVESGEVPDDDALLGPLVRNICHENARTYFGFAGK
- the eda gene encoding bifunctional 4-hydroxy-2-oxoglutarate aldolase/2-dehydro-3-deoxy-phosphogluconate aldolase is translated as MIDRILAKRIVPVIVLDDAASAEPLAEALLAGGLDIMEITFRTAAAEESIRRIANRFPEILVGAGTLLDADQVKRAKDAGAQFGLAPGLNPKTIEVAREVGLPFSPGVMTPSDVERALSEGCKLLKFFPAETAGGVPMLKALAGPYGHTGVKFIPTGGITSANLASYLKVPVVAAIGGSWFVDKALVAAGNWSEITRLTREALAAAQDA
- a CDS encoding alpha/beta hydrolase, with translation MIRSLLLLVGFLSLASGEPAVSPGLHADIEYRNVDGESLCLDASVPLGDGPFPAAILIHGGGWGSGDKAQDFGALAKPLNEAGIAWFSINYRLAPRHPWPAGFEDVQAAIRWVKANAAAYRIDPRRLALVGYSAGGQLATLAAIRADESLRVQAVVGLAPAVDLVADSRRRGEVSVALRNLLGLPPELDDAALAKIAAISPAEEVKAGMPPFLIVQGTADKSVRHEDAVAFVKRLEGVKVPCVFSEMRGAPHRIADWEKFAPDYPATVAGWLKATLKETPAAK
- a CDS encoding glycoside hydrolase 43 family protein, whose product is MNAHRHDFPWISDQGDGTYRNPVLHADYSDPDVIRVGEDFYLTSSSFNCVPGLPILHSRDLVNWTLVNHALRELPHPRYAEVQPGQGVWAPSIRHHDGRFWIFFPTPDEGIYVTTAVDPAGEWSKPHLLLRGKGLIDPCPLWDDDGKAYVIYAYAGSRSGIRNKLHLRPMSPCGTKILGEGKIVAEIHPGLPALEGPKLHKLDGWYYISAPSGGVASGWQVIFRSRDIQGPYEEKIVLSQRGSEVNGPHQGALVDTPKGEWWFLHFQDKGLYGRIVHLQPVRWVDGWPLIGEAQDRDGVGRPVMRHAKPDVGDAGLVAVPQTSDDFKRRALGLQWQWQGNPESDWYSLAERPDHLTLKPRFVLGGDLRLAPNLLLQKFPAEEFTVETCVDLSPASRCLHAGLLVAGVEYAALDVVRGAEGYEVRQMNACEGGEVVRVNGPTVTLQVKVGVGGVCRFGIVQAGGDFYQIGPAFHAKAGKWIGAKVGLYCITTDVLDASGSAAFPYFRFLSSTVKNGHETPAILATMNGNGAGRPASREVEKSKPEWIPS